The region TGCGACATCGTCCACATGCGGGCGAATATCGCCCAGCCGGTTTGCCGCTTGCCGGGCTTCCGCATCGTCCTCAGACGAGATGATAATCGCCGCCCAGCGCCCGAATGGCGGCGCGCCGACATATCGCCGGGCTTCGGTTTCGGCTTCATAGAAAGCATCCCGGTTGCCTTCAGCCAATGCGGCGATAACCGGCGCGTCAACATGGCGCGTCTGGATTAGGACTTCGCCCGGCTTTGCTCCGCGTCCCGCGCGTCCGGCGGCTTGGGAAACTTGCTGATAGGTGCGCTCGCCCGCGCGTAAGTCGCCGCCCTCCAGGCCCAGATCCGCATCGACCACGCCCACCAGCGTCAGTTCGGGGAAGTGAAAGCCCTTGGTGACCAGCTGCGTACCGATGATGATATCGATCGCACCAGCCTCTGCCGCGGCGATGAACTCGGCGGCTTTCTCAGGTGAGTTGAGCGTATCCGAAGTTGCGACCGCGATGCGCGCTTCGGGAAACAGTTCGCGCACTTCATCGGCAATCCGTTCAACCCCGGGCCCGCAAGCGACCAGACAATCGGGCTCGCCGCATTCGGGGCAAGTCGCGGGCGGCGTTTCCTCATGTCCGCAATGATGGCACGCCAGCCGCTGAGACAGGCGATGCTCGACCAGCCACGCGCTGCAATTTGTGCATTGAAACCGGAACCCGCAATTGCGGCATAGCGTTAGCGGGGCATAGCCACGCCGGTTGAGGAACAGCAGCGATTGCTCTTTCTTCGCAAGCCGATCTTCCAGCGCTTCGACCAATCGCGGCGCGAGCCAGCGCTGCCGGTCGGGCGGTTCCTCAGTCAGGTCAATCGTGTCGATATGCGGAAGCTGTGCCCCGCCAAAGCGGCTGGGCAGATCGAGTTTTTCGTAGATGCCGCTTTCGGCCATTTGCAGGCTTTCCAAGGCAGGCGTTGCGCTGGCGAGCACCACGGGAAAGCCTTCAAACCGCGCGCGCATTACAGAGACATCGCGCGCATTGTAGCGCACGCCGTCATCCTGTTTGAAGCTGACTTCGTGCGCCTCGTCGACCACAATCAGGCCGAGATTGGCATAGGGCAGGAACAACGCCGATCGCGCGCCGACCACGACTTGCGCCGAACCCTCCGAAATCGCGCGCCATGCGCGACGTCGTTCAGTGGACTTTAGCGATGAATGCCATTGCACCGGCGCTGCGCCAAAGCGTCCTTCGAAACGATTGAGAAAATTCTCTGTCAGCGCGATCTCAGGCAGCAGGACCAGCACTTGCTTGCCCTTGCGAATGGCCGCGGCGACCGGTTCGAAATAGGTTTCGGTCTTGCCCGATCCGGTCACCCCGTCGAGCAGGAAAGGCGCAAATTCCTCGGCCTCCACAGCTTGAACCAGCCGGTCTGCCACTTCGCGTTGGTCGGGTGACAGATCAGGCACATCGTGATCCGGGTCGGCGGGCGGGAATGGACGGTCGATTGCGACAGAGATCGGCTCGATAACCCCTTGCCCAACCAGCCCGCGCAGAACAGCTTCGGATACGCCTGCGATGCCTGCAAGCTCGCGAATTGTAGCTTGCTCGCCTTGCAACGCTTCGATCGCTTGCTCGCGTTGCGGCGTCATCCTTTCGGGTATCCCGCCTGACAGCCGATATTCGGTCATAGTGGCCGGGCCATTGAGTGCGCCGCCGGAGGAAATCACCATCCGCGCGACCGAGCTCATCGGGGCACAGTAATAGTCCGCTGTCCACTCAATCAAGCGGCGCAATGCGCTTGAGAGAGGCGGGACCGGAAGGACTTCAATAATTGGGCGAAGCTTGTGATCTGGAACCTCGTCGGTAACAAGCCGATCTGGTTCCCAAACTATGCCGGTCAATTGCCGCGGGCCAAGCGGAGCGATAACGACATTGCCGGGCACAACCTCAACCCCTTCGGGCACACGGTAATCCAGCACACCCAAAGCACGGTTGAAAACAAGAAGGCGGATACGTCGCATAAGAGCCTGCCAATATGGGCCTCTCATGCCATCAACTACAAGCGGGGATGCCCGCGATATGAACGGCTAAGCGTACCGCCGCGCGTATCAGAACGTGTAGGACACCCCGGTCAGCGGTGCATGGCCGACCCGATCTGGCGCATTGTCGCGGAAGTCCTGCTGACGCAGATTAGGTCAGGCTGAGCGACAGTTTGTCATTCACATCATGCGCCACACCGAACTGCGTTCGCAGGCCGGTCAGGCCGTCCTGTCCGCCCTTGCTGGTGCTGCGCACGGTAAGAAACAGTTCTGCATCTGTCCTAAAGCTCCAGTCGCCGCTATCGTTGATGGGCACCACAACGCCCAAGCGCGGACGGATGCGAAAGCCCATGCGGCTTTGATCTTCGACCCAGCGTTCTTCCAATCGAACCCGTGTTCGAATGTAGCCATGTTTGCCCGAAAGCTGCTGGGTCATGCGAACTTCGTCAAAGCCACCATCATTCTCGCGTTGGTCCAGCGCCCCGGAGAGGGTGAAGGTTTCGTTCAAATCATGGTGCAGCCATGCCCTCACGAAGTAAGTATCGGCTCTGCCGTCGCTTGCGCTGCGAAATCGTTGCGCCGTTTCCAGTTCGATCGAGTCATGTTTCGACAGATCATACTCGATCGAAGGGTTGAGCCACACTTCGAAGGCATCATCGGCAGCATGCGCAGCAGTGGTCATCGCTGCGAGCGACAGGCCAAGCATCAGTTTTGGCAGAATTGCGGGTTTCATCGCACTTTTCCTCAACGGTCATTTGTTCATCGCCCGTCGTCTAGGTGATTATGCCTAACACCGGGTTGACCATCCTGAATTCACCCCAACTGTGGCTTTCGCGGTGCGCGCACTGTCCGCGGGGCACCAGCATGCGCTAGAGCGTAAGCGATTCGAATCCATGATGCGGAGCCAAGCCATGAAGTTCTTTGCCGACACAGCCGAAATTGACGACATCAAGGAACTGGCAGCGACCGGCCTGCTCGATGGTGTCACCACCAATCCCTCGCTGATCGCCAAGTCGGGCCGCGATTTCATGGAGGTGACGAAGGAAATCTGTGGGATCACCGATGGGCCCGTTTCTGCAGAAGTCGTCGCGCTGGATCATGAAACCATGATGAAAGAGGCAGAAGTCCTCCGTAAGATCGCGGACAATGTCTGTATCAAGGTGCCGCTGACGATTGATGGCCTAAAGACCTGCAAGGCGCTGACCAGCGATGGCACGATGGTCAATGTCACGCTGTGCTTCAGCGCCAATCAGGCTCTGCTCGCGGCGAAGGCCGGTGCGACATTCATCAGCCCCTTTGTCGGTCGCCACGATGACAACGGCTTTGATGGAATGGAGCTGATCGAAGATATCCGCCTGATTTACGACAATTACGAATTCGGCACGGAAATCCTGGTCGCAAGTGTGCGCCATGTCACCCATGTGCTGCAAAGTGCGAAGATTGGAGCCGACGTTATGACTGCGCCGCCCAAGGTGATCAAAGCGCTGTTTAATCACGTCCTGACAGATAAAGGGATTGAAGGCTTCCTGAAGGACTGGCAAGCGACCGGGCAATCAATAGTTTAATGTTCGGAGCCGTCTTTGGCGGAAGAAACACCTCTCGATAAGTTCAAGCAGGCGCTGACCGGCGCCAGCCGCGCGATTGCACGTGAAGCGGAGGTGGAAGTTGCCTGGAGTGCGGATTCCCCGTCTGCCAGCGGCAAGAATTTCCGCGTGCCTTTGCCGGGGCGCGATTTGCCGCCGGAACAGGTCGCTGAAGCGCGCGGATTTGCAGACAGTTTTGCTCTGAAGTTGCGCCATCACGATGCCGACCTACACAGCAAGAATGCGCCGCCCGAAGCGACTGCGCGGGCTTGCTATGACGAGTTTGAGCGTGTTCGCTACGAAGCGCTGGGCGCGAACAATTTCGGCGGGATCAAAGCGAACCTCGAAAGCGCGACCGAGATGCGCGTACTGTCCGATCCGATTGCGCGTGCGCAAACTCGCGAAGATGTGCCACTGCAGACCGCGCTTTCACTGATGCTGCGTGAAAAACTGACCGGCGAGGCCGTGCCAGAGGCTGCGCAGCACGGAGTCGAGCTAGTGCGCGAGTTTATCGAAGAGCGGGTCGGTGATGACTTTGAAAACCTGCTGACTTCGCTGGACGATCAGGAAGCCTTCCAGTCGCTCAGCCTCGACATGCTGCAGCACCTTGATCTGACCCAGCCGAGCGATTCCCCTGACGAAGCCGATAACGATCAAGGCGACGACGAAGAGGGGCAGGAAGAGCAAGAGGAGGGCGATCAGGATCAGGGCGAAGGCGACGCGCAGTCCTCCGAAATGGCCGGCGAGATGAGCGAAGGCGATTCCGACGGCGAAGGCGACACGGAAATGTCGTCCGATTCCGAAATGCAGGATGGCGAGCCGGGCGAAGAAGGTGACGACGGCATGATGCCGGTGCGTCCCAATCGGCCGCAAGGCGAGATTCCGATGGATCTCGACTACACATCCTACACCGAGGCTTATGACGAGGAAATTCCGGCCGAGGAGCTATGCGATGCAGAGGAGCTCGACCGTCTGCGCGCCTATCTCGACAGCCAGCTGACCGGGCTGCAAGGGATTGTGACGCGGCTTGCCAATCGGCTTCAGCGCCGGTTGATGGCGCAGCAGAACCGCAGCTGGGATTTTGACCAGGAAGACGGTGTGATCGACGCTGCGCGGTTGGCGCGCGTGGTTGTCTCGCCCGGAACGTCGATGGCGTACAAGATCGAGAAGGATGTCGAGTTCAAGGACACCATCGTGACCTTGCTGATCGACAATTCCGGTTCGATGCGCGGGCGCCCGATCAGCATCGCCGCGATCAGCGCGGATATCCTGGCTCGCACGCTTGAGCGTTCGGGCGTGAAGACAGAAATCCTCGGATTCACCACCCGCGCCTGGAAAGGCGGGCAAAGCCGTGAACAATGGCTCGCCGATGGCAAGCCACCAAACCCTGGTCGCCTCAATGATCTGCGGCACATCATTTACAAGAAAGCCGACGAGCCTTGGCGCCGCGCGCGCCGCAACCTCGGCCTGATGATGCGCGAGGGCTTGCTCAAAGAGAATATCGACGGCGAAGCGCTGATGTGGGCGCATAACCGGCTGATGGCGCGGCGAGAGGATCGCCGCATCCTGATGGTGATTTCGGATGGTGCGCCGGTCGATGATTCGACGCTCAGCGTGAACAGCGCGGGCTATCTTGAGGCGCATTTGCGCAAAGTGATCGACTGGATCGAGCGCGTTTCGCCGGTGCAACTCGTCGCGATCGGTATCGGCCACGATGTGACGCGTTACTATCGCCGCGCGGTGACCATCATGGATGTCGAACAGTTGGGCGGCACGATTATCGAGCAGCTGGCGGAATTGTTTGAGGAAGAGAAGGGACGCAGATGAACGTTACCGAAGCCGTTAAATCCCGCCGCAGC is a window of Altererythrobacter rubellus DNA encoding:
- the cobT gene encoding cobaltochelatase subunit CobT; its protein translation is MAEETPLDKFKQALTGASRAIAREAEVEVAWSADSPSASGKNFRVPLPGRDLPPEQVAEARGFADSFALKLRHHDADLHSKNAPPEATARACYDEFERVRYEALGANNFGGIKANLESATEMRVLSDPIARAQTREDVPLQTALSLMLREKLTGEAVPEAAQHGVELVREFIEERVGDDFENLLTSLDDQEAFQSLSLDMLQHLDLTQPSDSPDEADNDQGDDEEGQEEQEEGDQDQGEGDAQSSEMAGEMSEGDSDGEGDTEMSSDSEMQDGEPGEEGDDGMMPVRPNRPQGEIPMDLDYTSYTEAYDEEIPAEELCDAEELDRLRAYLDSQLTGLQGIVTRLANRLQRRLMAQQNRSWDFDQEDGVIDAARLARVVVSPGTSMAYKIEKDVEFKDTIVTLLIDNSGSMRGRPISIAAISADILARTLERSGVKTEILGFTTRAWKGGQSREQWLADGKPPNPGRLNDLRHIIYKKADEPWRRARRNLGLMMREGLLKENIDGEALMWAHNRLMARREDRRILMVISDGAPVDDSTLSVNSAGYLEAHLRKVIDWIERVSPVQLVAIGIGHDVTRYYRRAVTIMDVEQLGGTIIEQLAELFEEEKGRR
- a CDS encoding DUF2490 domain-containing protein yields the protein MKPAILPKLMLGLSLAAMTTAAHAADDAFEVWLNPSIEYDLSKHDSIELETAQRFRSASDGRADTYFVRAWLHHDLNETFTLSGALDQRENDGGFDEVRMTQQLSGKHGYIRTRVRLEERWVEDQSRMGFRIRPRLGVVVPINDSGDWSFRTDAELFLTVRSTSKGGQDGLTGLRTQFGVAHDVNDKLSLSLT
- the fsa gene encoding fructose-6-phosphate aldolase, yielding MKFFADTAEIDDIKELAATGLLDGVTTNPSLIAKSGRDFMEVTKEICGITDGPVSAEVVALDHETMMKEAEVLRKIADNVCIKVPLTIDGLKTCKALTSDGTMVNVTLCFSANQALLAAKAGATFISPFVGRHDDNGFDGMELIEDIRLIYDNYEFGTEILVASVRHVTHVLQSAKIGADVMTAPPKVIKALFNHVLTDKGIEGFLKDWQATGQSIV
- a CDS encoding primosomal protein N' encodes the protein MRRIRLLVFNRALGVLDYRVPEGVEVVPGNVVIAPLGPRQLTGIVWEPDRLVTDEVPDHKLRPIIEVLPVPPLSSALRRLIEWTADYYCAPMSSVARMVISSGGALNGPATMTEYRLSGGIPERMTPQREQAIEALQGEQATIRELAGIAGVSEAVLRGLVGQGVIEPISVAIDRPFPPADPDHDVPDLSPDQREVADRLVQAVEAEEFAPFLLDGVTGSGKTETYFEPVAAAIRKGKQVLVLLPEIALTENFLNRFEGRFGAAPVQWHSSLKSTERRRAWRAISEGSAQVVVGARSALFLPYANLGLIVVDEAHEVSFKQDDGVRYNARDVSVMRARFEGFPVVLASATPALESLQMAESGIYEKLDLPSRFGGAQLPHIDTIDLTEEPPDRQRWLAPRLVEALEDRLAKKEQSLLFLNRRGYAPLTLCRNCGFRFQCTNCSAWLVEHRLSQRLACHHCGHEETPPATCPECGEPDCLVACGPGVERIADEVRELFPEARIAVATSDTLNSPEKAAEFIAAAEAGAIDIIIGTQLVTKGFHFPELTLVGVVDADLGLEGGDLRAGERTYQQVSQAAGRAGRGAKPGEVLIQTRHVDAPVIAALAEGNRDAFYEAETEARRYVGAPPFGRWAAIIISSEDDAEARQAANRLGDIRPHVDDVAILGPAPAPLAMLRGRYRHRFLVNARRSANLQKVITEWIATQEFPPGVRIGIDIDPYSFV